A section of the Melopsittacus undulatus isolate bMelUnd1 chromosome 3, bMelUnd1.mat.Z, whole genome shotgun sequence genome encodes:
- the LOC115946092 gene encoding cygnin, which translates to MKFLYLVFAVFLLVSMASPGYGQIRKYCPKVGYCSSKCSKADVWSFSSDCKYYCCLPPGWKGK; encoded by the exons ATGAAGTTCCTCTACCTTGTCTTTGCTGTCTTCCTGCTGGTCTCCATGGCCTCTCCAG GCTATGGGCAGATCAGGAAGTACTGCCCCAAGGTGGGCTACTGCTCCAGCAAGTGCTCCAAGGCGGACGTGTGGTCCTTCTCCTCTGACTGCAAGTACTactgctgcctccctcctggCTGGAAGGGGAAATAG
- the LOC115946091 gene encoding small basic protein 1-like, protein MKVLCVVFAVLLLFSLATPGYGQFKGSCAGYCSHMCAKRDEWTFSHSCGKMYCCIPPPKKGK, encoded by the exons ATGAAGGTGCTGTGCGTAGTctttgctgtgctcctgcttttctccttgGCCACCCCAG GGTATGGGCAGTTCAAGGGCAGCTGTGCTGGGTACTGTTCCCACATGTGTGCCAAGAGGGATGAGTGGACTTTCAGCCACTCCTGCGGGAAGATGTACTGCTGCATCCCCCCACCCAAAAAGGGAAAGTGA